In Herpetosiphonaceae bacterium, a single window of DNA contains:
- the pckA gene encoding phosphoenolpyruvate carboxykinase (ATP) encodes MAQTATTETQQALHELGLTNVGQVYWNLSTPVLIEESIKRGESQLASNGALVATTGKRTGRSPRDKFVVRNAATENTVEWGTINQPIQQERFDALRRRMMDYFRGRDLFVLDARAGADPGSTLPVRVITEYAWHNLFAKQLFIRLTDEEQAMFTPEWTVISAPDFHTDPERDGVKSDMAAMIDFERREILICGSQYAGEIKKSIFTVLNFLLPQRGILPMHCSANEGRRGDVALFFGLSGTGKTSLSSDPERRLIGDDEHGWNENGVFNFEGGCYAKCIRLSRESEPQIYNAIRFGAVIENVVIDPITHTPDYDDERYTENTRVAYPLEYIDNIVEAKRGGHANVLFFLTADAFGVLPPISRLTPEQAMYHFLSGYTAKLAGTEVGVNDPQATFEACFGAPFLPLPATTYARMLRDKLNQHTARVYLLNTGWTGGPFGVGKRISIGHTRTMLRAAIAGQLEQAETYTDPLFGLHVPVHIDGVPDALMHPRDTWQDKDEYDRLARTLAERFIANFKKFEASAPELVREGPQLS; translated from the coding sequence GTGGCTCAGACTGCGACAACGGAGACACAGCAGGCCCTGCATGAGCTAGGGTTGACCAATGTAGGTCAGGTGTATTGGAACCTATCAACGCCGGTGCTGATTGAGGAATCAATCAAGCGGGGCGAATCACAGCTTGCAAGCAACGGTGCGTTGGTTGCGACGACCGGCAAGCGCACCGGGCGCTCGCCCAGGGATAAATTTGTCGTACGGAACGCGGCGACCGAGAACACCGTTGAGTGGGGCACGATCAACCAGCCGATCCAGCAGGAGCGCTTCGACGCGCTGCGCCGTCGGATGATGGACTATTTTCGGGGCCGCGATCTGTTTGTGCTGGACGCGCGCGCCGGAGCCGATCCGGGCAGCACGCTGCCGGTACGGGTCATCACCGAGTACGCCTGGCACAATCTGTTCGCCAAGCAGCTCTTTATTCGCCTGACCGACGAGGAGCAGGCGATGTTCACGCCGGAGTGGACGGTGATCTCAGCGCCCGATTTCCATACCGACCCTGAGCGCGACGGCGTGAAGTCGGACATGGCGGCAATGATCGATTTCGAGCGCCGCGAGATCCTGATCTGCGGCTCGCAGTACGCGGGCGAGATCAAGAAGTCGATCTTTACGGTGCTCAACTTCCTGCTGCCGCAGCGCGGTATTCTGCCGATGCACTGCTCGGCCAACGAGGGCAGGCGCGGCGACGTGGCGCTCTTCTTCGGGCTGTCGGGCACCGGCAAGACCTCGCTGTCGTCCGATCCCGAACGGCGGCTGATCGGCGACGACGAGCACGGCTGGAACGAGAACGGCGTCTTCAACTTCGAGGGCGGCTGCTACGCCAAGTGTATCCGCCTCTCGCGTGAGAGCGAGCCGCAGATCTACAACGCGATCCGCTTCGGCGCGGTGATCGAGAACGTGGTGATCGACCCGATCACGCACACGCCCGACTACGACGACGAGCGCTACACCGAGAATACGCGCGTGGCCTATCCGCTCGAATACATCGACAATATCGTCGAGGCGAAGCGCGGCGGCCATGCCAATGTGCTTTTCTTCCTGACCGCCGATGCCTTTGGCGTGCTGCCGCCGATCTCGCGTCTGACGCCGGAGCAGGCGATGTATCACTTCCTGAGCGGCTACACCGCCAAACTGGCAGGCACCGAGGTCGGCGTCAACGATCCGCAGGCGACCTTTGAGGCGTGCTTCGGCGCTCCCTTCCTGCCGCTGCCCGCGACGACCTACGCCAGGATGCTGCGCGACAAGCTGAATCAGCACACGGCCCGCGTGTATCTGCTCAACACCGGCTGGACCGGCGGGCCGTTCGGCGTCGGCAAGCGCATCAGCATCGGCCACACGCGCACGATGCTGCGCGCCGCGATTGCCGGGCAGCTTGAGCAGGCGGAAACCTACACCGATCCGCTGTTTGGCCTGCACGTGCCGGTGCATATCGACGGCGTGCCCGATGCGCTGATGCATCCGCGCGATACGTGGCAGGACAAAGACGAGTATGATCGGCTGGCGCGAACGCTGGCTGAGCGCTTCATCGCCAACTTCAAGAAATTCGAGGCCAGCGCGCCCGAACTGGTCAGGGAAGGGCCGCAGCTCTCTTAG
- the secG gene encoding preprotein translocase subunit SecG encodes MTVRTFIDLAQIVLAITLIVLVLLQAKGNSASAFFNREAATTYRTRRGVERTILQATIAIGILFCVLSLINNLLPKFGI; translated from the coding sequence ATGACTGTACGTACATTTATTGACCTTGCCCAAATCGTCCTGGCGATTACGCTGATCGTGCTTGTGCTGCTGCAAGCCAAAGGCAACTCGGCCAGCGCCTTCTTCAACCGCGAGGCCGCTACCACCTATCGTACACGCCGTGGCGTGGAGCGGACGATCCTTCAGGCGACGATCGCGATCGGCATCTTGTTCTGTGTCCTTTCGCTGATCAACAACCTGCTGCCGAAGTTTGGTATCTAG
- a CDS encoding peptide ABC transporter substrate-binding protein: MIRRIRWQILIAVAAALFIFSLLGSFALSSAATHRPLQGRVYVEGVVGTPEQLNPLAQGPDTSQAERDIAALLFEGLTEVDATGRVQPALAERWTASQDSRVYTFTLRSDRTWHDGAPVTADDVLYTVRGVQNANFPGDPALAVLWRNVLVQKLDEQTIRFELSTPFAPFPSLARLPILPAHLFRTLRPEQWAAAPFSRRPVGTGRWKLQALDAQQALLVPFFEYPGRRTLDNLLLRFYPTADAAVLALRRNEVQGVATLATAGRRAPEAPRRTQRVLAPLGDYTMLAFNLRQPPLDEAQFREALALGINRDLLIANVLDGQGRLLDTPVVSGTWAADPQARLPEFRRSAAQQLLGQLGYVDRNGDGWIEQDGQRLTLPLLIADTGEQIALASEVTRQLRAIGIGVEARRVPAATLQTELAAHNFTLALHSWNNVGADPDAYALWHSSRADGGANYAGLRDSQIDQFLTQARATTSETQRRQLYSQFQRRWAEIIPSLPLYQSVLAYDVNASIEGPPQTPAFLASPADRFSLLDEWKIPARQ; the protein is encoded by the coding sequence ATGATTCGTCGTATCCGCTGGCAAATCCTGATCGCTGTCGCCGCCGCGCTGTTCATCTTCAGTCTGCTCGGCTCGTTCGCGCTCTCGTCCGCAGCCACGCATCGTCCGCTGCAAGGTCGGGTCTATGTCGAAGGCGTGGTCGGCACGCCCGAACAGCTTAACCCGCTGGCGCAAGGCCCCGATACATCGCAGGCCGAGCGAGATATTGCCGCGCTGCTCTTCGAGGGGCTGACGGAGGTCGACGCCACGGGTCGCGTCCAGCCCGCGCTGGCGGAGCGCTGGACGGCAAGCCAGGATAGCCGCGTCTATACCTTTACGCTGCGCAGCGATCGGACCTGGCACGATGGCGCGCCCGTCACCGCCGATGATGTGCTGTACACGGTGCGCGGCGTGCAGAACGCGAACTTTCCCGGCGATCCCGCGCTGGCCGTTCTCTGGCGGAACGTTCTGGTGCAAAAACTCGACGAGCAGACGATCCGCTTCGAGCTGAGCACGCCCTTCGCACCCTTCCCCAGCCTTGCTCGCCTCCCGATCTTACCGGCGCATCTCTTCCGCACCCTGCGCCCTGAGCAGTGGGCCGCCGCCCCGTTCAGCCGCCGCCCTGTCGGCACTGGCCGCTGGAAGCTTCAGGCGCTCGACGCGCAGCAAGCGCTGCTGGTGCCGTTCTTCGAGTATCCCGGCAGACGAACGCTCGATAATCTGCTGCTGCGATTCTACCCGACCGCAGATGCCGCTGTGCTGGCGCTGCGGCGCAATGAGGTCCAGGGCGTCGCGACACTTGCCACCGCAGGTCGCCGCGCGCCCGAAGCGCCGCGCCGGACGCAGCGTGTGCTGGCTCCGCTCGGCGACTACACGATGCTGGCCTTCAACCTGCGACAGCCGCCGCTCGATGAGGCGCAGTTCCGCGAGGCGCTCGCGCTCGGCATCAACCGCGATCTGCTGATCGCCAATGTGCTCGACGGCCAGGGGCGTCTGCTCGACACGCCGGTTGTCTCCGGCACCTGGGCCGCCGATCCGCAGGCGCGGCTGCCGGAGTTTCGACGCAGCGCCGCGCAGCAATTGCTGGGGCAGCTCGGCTATGTCGATCGCAACGGCGACGGCTGGATCGAGCAGGACGGCCAACGGCTCACGCTGCCGCTGCTGATCGCCGATACAGGCGAGCAGATCGCGCTGGCGAGCGAGGTCACGCGGCAGCTTCGGGCGATCGGCATCGGCGTCGAGGCGCGGCGCGTCCCGGCGGCCACGCTGCAAACTGAGCTGGCGGCGCATAATTTTACGCTGGCGCTGCATAGCTGGAACAACGTCGGAGCCGATCCCGATGCATACGCGCTGTGGCACTCGTCGCGGGCCGACGGCGGCGCGAACTACGCGGGCCTGCGCGATAGCCAGATCGATCAATTCCTCACACAGGCCCGCGCGACAACCAGCGAGACGCAGCGGCGACAGCTCTACTCGCAGTTTCAGCGGCGCTGGGCTGAGATAATCCCCAGCCTGCCGCTCTACCAGAGCGTGCTGGCCTACGACGTGAATGCGTCGATCGAGGGGCCGCCGCAGACGCCCGCCTTCCTCGCCTCGCCCGCCGATCGCTTCTCGCTGCTGGATGAGTGGAAGATTCCGGCCCGCCAGTAG
- a CDS encoding toll/interleukin-1 receptor domain-containing protein, which translates to MAQQPASSYSYDVFISYSSRDSDWVHNTLLPRLEEAGLRVCIDFRDFEIGVPSIVNMENAVERSRRTLLVLTESWMKSEWTAFESLLTQTSDPAGVRRRTIPLLLERCDLPPRLKMLTYADFTNPNLQAAQLPRLINALKDPASSAPSASSSTSQAASSPTTSQSAPPKTDPDRAHAEELLRIKRRRLQVLERQEATLGLHVPPHIALEIEDLRREIADLESR; encoded by the coding sequence ATGGCGCAGCAGCCTGCATCAAGTTACAGCTACGACGTGTTCATCAGCTACAGCAGCCGCGATAGCGATTGGGTCCATAACACGCTTCTGCCGCGTCTGGAAGAGGCGGGCCTGCGCGTTTGTATCGATTTTCGGGACTTTGAGATCGGCGTGCCGAGCATCGTCAACATGGAGAACGCGGTGGAGCGCAGCCGGAGGACGCTGCTGGTGCTGACAGAGAGCTGGATGAAGAGCGAGTGGACCGCGTTCGAGTCGCTATTGACGCAGACATCCGATCCCGCAGGCGTGCGCCGCAGGACGATCCCGCTCTTGCTTGAGCGCTGCGATCTGCCGCCGCGCTTGAAGATGCTAACCTACGCGGACTTCACCAACCCCAATCTCCAAGCAGCGCAGCTTCCACGGCTGATCAACGCGCTCAAAGATCCGGCGAGCAGCGCTCCGTCTGCATCGTCCAGCACGAGTCAGGCTGCGTCATCTCCCACCACGAGCCAGAGCGCGCCTCCCAAGACCGATCCCGATCGCGCCCATGCCGAAGAGCTTTTGCGTATCAAGCGCCGCCGACTTCAGGTGTTAGAGCGTCAGGAGGCTACGTTAGGTCTACACGTACCCCCGCATATCGCGCTGGAAATCGAGGATCTGCGCCGCGAGATCGCCGATCTGGAGTCGCGCTGA
- a CDS encoding radical SAM protein: protein MDTERKLELLADDARFESCDSFTPRRRKGKQTGPGITTTQGADGKPMALFRLLQSNSCEWDCPYCPLRRSNDIERATLEPEELAGIFMQRHEQGAVQGLFLSSAVAGGVRPAMARMLDTVELLRVRFAYTGYVHLKLMPGARADEVERAATLADRVSINLEAPNGERMRRISPERGWSTILEPMAHARDQQDAGHLPSGQATQLVVGASGESDREIFDATTRMYREFKLRRVYFNAFRPQAGTPMQEHEATPLMRQQRLQEADWLLRHYGFNASELPFEADDNLPLQLDPKFAWALHHPERFPIEVQTADREELLRVPGIGPISVERILAMRRGARFRELQHLRKLGVVVDKARHFITLDGRFFGDDTAQVVARLRAKPIVEQLSLW, encoded by the coding sequence ATGGACACCGAGCGAAAACTTGAGCTGCTGGCCGACGACGCGCGCTTCGAGTCGTGCGATAGCTTCACGCCGCGCAGACGCAAGGGCAAGCAGACCGGCCCCGGCATCACCACCACGCAGGGCGCGGACGGCAAGCCGATGGCGCTGTTCCGGCTGCTGCAAAGCAATAGCTGCGAGTGGGACTGTCCCTACTGCCCGCTGCGTCGCTCCAACGACATCGAGCGGGCCACGCTGGAGCCGGAGGAGCTGGCGGGCATCTTCATGCAGCGCCACGAGCAGGGCGCGGTCCAGGGCCTCTTCCTCTCGTCGGCGGTTGCGGGCGGCGTGCGTCCGGCGATGGCTCGCATGCTCGATACCGTCGAGCTGCTGCGGGTGCGCTTCGCCTACACCGGCTACGTCCATCTCAAGCTGATGCCGGGAGCGCGCGCCGACGAGGTCGAGCGAGCGGCGACACTGGCCGACCGCGTCTCGATCAACCTGGAAGCGCCCAACGGCGAGCGCATGCGCCGGATCTCGCCGGAGCGCGGCTGGAGCACGATCCTTGAGCCGATGGCTCACGCCCGCGATCAGCAGGACGCCGGGCACCTGCCGTCGGGCCAGGCCACGCAGCTCGTCGTCGGCGCGTCGGGCGAGAGCGACCGCGAGATCTTTGATGCGACCACGCGGATGTACCGCGAGTTCAAGCTGCGGCGGGTCTACTTCAACGCCTTCAGGCCGCAGGCGGGCACGCCCATGCAGGAGCACGAGGCGACGCCGCTGATGCGGCAGCAGCGCTTGCAGGAGGCAGACTGGCTGCTGCGGCACTACGGCTTCAATGCCAGCGAGCTCCCCTTCGAGGCCGACGACAACCTGCCGCTCCAGCTCGATCCCAAGTTTGCCTGGGCGCTCCATCACCCTGAGCGCTTCCCGATCGAGGTGCAGACCGCCGACCGCGAGGAGCTGCTGCGCGTGCCGGGGATCGGCCCGATCAGCGTCGAGCGCATCCTGGCGATGCGGCGCGGCGCGCGCTTCCGCGAGCTCCAGCACCTCCGTAAGCTCGGCGTCGTCGTCGACAAGGCGCGGCACTTCATCACCCTGGACGGGCGCTTCTTCGGCGACGATACCGCGCAGGTCGTCGCGCGGCTGCGCGCCAAACCGATCGTCGAGCAACTGTCGCTGTGGTAA
- a CDS encoding ABC transporter ATP-binding protein yields MIEATDLHKYFGTFHAVRGISLHVAAGEVLALLGPNGAGKTTTVRMLSAILQPNRGTARVAGHDVVKEPQIVRHKIGLLTEYPGLYARMTAVDYLMFFGRLQGMSQHDCTVRATELLQQFGLWQARDRKLDGYSKGMKQKVALIRAMFHDPAVLFLDEPTTAMDPQSARTVRDAIAGLRDSRRAVVLCTHNLTEAEELADYIAVVRGGQIVAQGTSEELTQQLLGDPLWELRTARSLNGEVVELNAMVEIEEFGTTWLRYRTRRPAEINPALLRRLHAAGVPVVSLSEVPRSLEAVYLRIIGEEQPERIAGVAEANEVHA; encoded by the coding sequence ATGATTGAAGCGACTGACTTGCATAAATATTTCGGCACCTTCCACGCGGTGCGCGGGATCTCGCTGCATGTAGCTGCGGGCGAGGTGCTGGCGCTGCTCGGCCCCAACGGCGCGGGCAAGACCACCACCGTGCGGATGCTCAGCGCGATCTTGCAGCCTAACCGTGGCACGGCGCGCGTGGCAGGACACGACGTGGTCAAAGAGCCGCAGATCGTACGCCACAAGATCGGGCTGCTGACCGAGTATCCCGGCCTCTACGCGCGCATGACCGCCGTCGACTATCTGATGTTCTTCGGACGCTTGCAGGGCATGAGCCAGCACGATTGCACCGTGCGCGCCACGGAGCTGCTTCAGCAGTTCGGGCTGTGGCAGGCGCGCGACCGCAAGCTGGACGGATACTCCAAGGGCATGAAGCAAAAGGTCGCGCTGATCCGCGCCATGTTCCACGATCCGGCGGTGCTCTTTCTGGACGAGCCGACGACCGCGATGGACCCGCAGAGCGCGCGGACGGTGCGCGATGCCATCGCCGGGCTGCGCGACTCGCGGCGAGCCGTGGTGCTCTGCACGCACAACCTGACCGAGGCCGAGGAGCTGGCAGACTACATCGCGGTGGTGCGCGGCGGGCAGATCGTGGCGCAGGGCACGTCGGAGGAATTGACCCAGCAGCTTCTCGGCGATCCGCTGTGGGAGCTGCGCACGGCTCGTTCGCTCAACGGCGAGGTCGTCGAGCTGAACGCCATGGTCGAGATCGAGGAGTTCGGCACCACCTGGCTGCGCTACCGCACGCGCCGACCGGCAGAGATCAACCCGGCGCTGCTGCGACGGCTCCACGCCGCCGGAGTGCCGGTCGTCTCGCTGAGCGAGGTGCCGCGCTCGCTGGAGGCGGTCTACCTGCGGATCATCGGCGAGGAACAGCCCGAACGTATCGCCGGTGTCGCGGAAGCTAACGAGGTACACGCATGA
- a CDS encoding stage II sporulation protein M: protein MTLFPIRAVAQREMRDNLTDWRMMFPIVILTFVVPILILAAALYTVDFIGDLGSVARLIPFGLLLSGFLPASFSLITALESFVGEKERNTLEALLAMPMSDGELYLGKLLAALLPPVGSALLAMITYAVCFNLTARTDIQSLVNGRIMWLMVALIVIKGLVMVAGAVIISSHTTTIRAANLLASFVLVPISIVVQLEALVIIAQQQQLLWNIFWALLAIALLLVRTGMNSFNREEILSREHAGFNFKGIVWSFKQFFSEFHPAGVAPDRYSGTFSLRRFYRRELSALLHEYRAPLVLSFIAVMTGLIFGIFAFGVYRADWLDSVLKQHIETPPTVSGWLVLRSIAGNLRDATFSNLVSLFCFGILAFLIPAAAFAKIGYIAVWNAAHGVDPLSFALAYVLPHGVIELPALILSSAMGIRLGASVLYAPRGFTIGQNILWSLANFAKVFLFVLLPLFVISGLIEGLITPNVARMLFDR, encoded by the coding sequence ATGACGCTCTTTCCGATTCGGGCGGTCGCTCAGCGCGAGATGCGCGACAATCTGACCGACTGGCGCATGATGTTTCCGATCGTGATCCTGACGTTTGTCGTGCCGATCCTGATCCTGGCGGCGGCGCTCTACACCGTGGACTTCATCGGCGACCTGGGCTCGGTGGCGCGGCTGATCCCGTTCGGCCTGCTGCTGTCGGGCTTCTTGCCAGCGTCGTTCTCGCTGATCACCGCGCTCGAAAGCTTCGTCGGCGAGAAGGAGCGCAACACGCTTGAGGCGCTGCTGGCAATGCCGATGAGCGACGGCGAGCTGTACCTGGGCAAGCTGCTCGCGGCGCTGCTGCCGCCGGTCGGCTCCGCGCTGCTGGCGATGATCACGTATGCCGTGTGCTTCAACCTCACGGCCCGCACGGACATTCAATCGCTGGTCAACGGGCGAATCATGTGGCTGATGGTCGCGCTGATCGTGATCAAGGGCCTGGTGATGGTCGCGGGCGCGGTGATCATCTCGTCGCATACCACGACGATCCGCGCGGCCAACCTGCTGGCGTCGTTCGTGCTGGTGCCGATCTCGATCGTCGTGCAGCTTGAGGCGCTGGTGATTATCGCCCAGCAGCAGCAATTGCTCTGGAACATCTTCTGGGCGCTGCTGGCAATCGCCCTGCTGCTGGTCCGAACAGGGATGAACTCCTTCAACCGCGAGGAGATTTTGTCGCGCGAGCACGCCGGATTCAACTTCAAAGGCATCGTCTGGAGCTTCAAACAATTCTTCTCGGAGTTTCATCCGGCAGGTGTCGCGCCCGATCGCTACAGCGGCACGTTCTCGCTGCGCCGGTTCTATCGCCGCGAGCTGTCGGCGCTGCTGCACGAGTATCGCGCGCCGCTGGTGCTCTCATTCATCGCCGTAATGACCGGGCTGATCTTCGGCATCTTTGCGTTTGGCGTTTATCGCGCCGACTGGCTCGACTCGGTGCTGAAGCAGCATATTGAGACGCCGCCGACCGTGTCGGGCTGGCTGGTGCTCAGGTCGATCGCGGGCAACCTGCGCGACGCGACCTTCTCCAATCTTGTCTCGCTCTTCTGCTTCGGCATTCTGGCATTCCTGATCCCGGCGGCGGCCTTCGCCAAGATCGGCTATATCGCCGTCTGGAACGCCGCGCACGGCGTCGATCCCCTGAGCTTTGCGCTGGCGTATGTGCTGCCGCACGGCGTGATCGAGCTGCCCGCGCTGATCCTGTCGTCGGCGATGGGCATTCGGCTCGGAGCTTCGGTGCTGTACGCGCCGCGCGGCTTCACGATCGGCCAGAACATCCTGTGGTCGCTGGCAAACTTCGCCAAGGTCTTTCTGTTCGTGCTGCTGCCGCTCTTCGTGATCAGCGGACTGATCGAGGGTCTGATAACGCCCAACGTCGCGCGCATGCTCTTCGACCGCTGA
- the rpe gene encoding ribulose-phosphate 3-epimerase, protein MPIGTLNGRDLLLAPSILAADFAQLGAQVSAAEAAGADWFQADVMDGHFVPNISFGALVVEALKPITQCLLDCHLMISNPELYIDDFVRAGAQQITVHVEATTHLHRAVQQIKAHGIRAGVALNPATPLSSIEEIVQDLDLVLLMTVNPGFGGQQFIQHSLDKIRRMRRILDERGLDQVIVQVDGGISAQNVRAVAEAGASCFVAGSSIFKHSGGIAEAIEEFRCALQ, encoded by the coding sequence ATGCCGATTGGCACGTTAAATGGACGCGATCTTTTGCTTGCCCCGTCGATCCTGGCCGCCGACTTTGCCCAGCTTGGCGCGCAGGTGAGCGCAGCCGAGGCGGCGGGCGCGGACTGGTTCCAGGCCGATGTGATGGACGGTCATTTCGTGCCGAATATCTCGTTTGGCGCGCTCGTCGTGGAGGCGCTCAAGCCGATCACCCAGTGCCTGCTCGACTGTCATCTGATGATCAGCAATCCTGAGCTATACATCGACGATTTTGTACGGGCCGGAGCGCAGCAGATCACCGTGCACGTCGAGGCGACGACGCATCTTCATCGGGCGGTGCAGCAGATCAAAGCGCACGGCATCCGCGCGGGCGTCGCGCTCAATCCGGCCACGCCGCTATCCTCGATCGAGGAGATCGTGCAGGATCTCGATCTGGTGCTGCTGATGACGGTCAATCCCGGCTTCGGCGGGCAGCAGTTCATCCAGCATAGCCTCGACAAAATCCGCCGTATGCGCCGCATCCTCGACGAGCGCGGCCTGGATCAGGTGATCGTTCAGGTCGACGGCGGCATCAGCGCGCAGAACGTGCGGGCCGTCGCCGAGGCGGGTGCATCGTGCTTTGTCGCCGGTTCCAGCATCTTCAAACATTCGGGCGGCATCGCCGAGGCGATCGAGGAGTTTCGATGCGCGCTCCAGTAG
- the mnmA gene encoding tRNA 2-thiouridine(34) synthase MnmA: MAKVLVAMSGGVDSSLTAALLQEAGHDVTGVTMHLWEGDDERLMESQCCSLEMTGGARRVCGQLDIPYYVWNYQREFRRHVIDYFINEYTTGATPNPCLACNRDLKFRYLLERAQVLGFDYLATGHYVQTEWSGDGSAWQAVMPATLDAQLATPGIVFRMQRAVELRKDQSYVLYMLQQDELARLIFPLGGFTKAQVRAMAAERKLATAHKPESMDICFIPDNDYHRFMREERPAALKSGPIVDRRGTVLGQHNGLPLYTVGQRKGLGLTSREPLYVLELDSARNMLIVGSKDELERTELVAEGFSFVSGRWPDAAFRCQAQIRAHAQAAAATADPIEPGRLLIRFDEPQRAVTPGQAVVIYDGDVVLGGGRITVEQPVPELAP; encoded by the coding sequence ATGGCAAAAGTATTAGTGGCGATGAGCGGAGGTGTGGATAGCTCGCTGACGGCGGCGCTGCTTCAGGAGGCCGGTCACGACGTGACGGGCGTGACGATGCATCTCTGGGAGGGCGACGACGAGCGGCTGATGGAGTCGCAGTGCTGCTCGCTGGAGATGACCGGCGGCGCGCGGCGCGTCTGCGGCCAGCTTGACATTCCCTACTATGTGTGGAACTACCAGCGCGAGTTCCGCCGGCACGTCATCGACTATTTTATCAACGAGTACACCACGGGCGCGACGCCGAATCCGTGCCTGGCATGCAACCGCGATCTCAAGTTCCGCTACCTGCTGGAGCGCGCCCAGGTGCTCGGCTTCGACTACCTGGCGACCGGCCACTATGTGCAGACCGAGTGGAGCGGCGACGGCAGCGCGTGGCAGGCGGTAATGCCCGCGACGCTCGATGCACAGCTTGCGACGCCCGGCATTGTCTTTCGGATGCAGCGCGCGGTCGAGCTGCGCAAGGATCAGAGCTACGTGCTCTACATGCTTCAGCAGGACGAGCTGGCGCGGCTGATCTTCCCGCTCGGCGGCTTCACCAAGGCGCAGGTGCGCGCGATGGCCGCAGAGCGCAAGCTGGCGACGGCGCACAAGCCCGAAAGCATGGATATTTGCTTCATCCCCGACAACGACTACCATCGCTTCATGCGCGAGGAGCGGCCCGCAGCGCTCAAGTCCGGCCCGATCGTCGATCGGCGGGGCACGGTGCTGGGCCAGCATAACGGGCTGCCGCTCTACACCGTCGGACAGCGTAAGGGCCTGGGCCTGACCAGCCGCGAGCCGCTGTATGTGCTTGAGCTTGACTCGGCGCGCAATATGCTGATCGTCGGCTCGAAGGACGAGCTGGAGCGCACCGAGTTGGTCGCGGAGGGCTTCTCGTTTGTTTCGGGGCGCTGGCCGGACGCCGCGTTCCGCTGCCAGGCGCAGATCCGGGCGCACGCGCAGGCTGCCGCCGCGACCGCAGATCCAATCGAGCCAGGACGGCTGCTGATCCGCTTCGACGAGCCGCAGCGCGCTGTCACGCCCGGCCAGGCGGTCGTGATCTACGACGGCGATGTCGTGCTTGGCGGCGGACGGATCACCGTCGAGCAGCCGGTGCCGGAGCTGGCACCATGA
- a CDS encoding DUF1385 domain-containing protein, translating into MMRGLHQATVAVRAPDGTIVFQDRELNAQRRTTWARIPLLRGIQMLGDALLIGMWALSFSANASTGEAEEQITRQQMMVLVAISLSLSIALFFVAPLLLATFIAQVLDWGILARESLEGILRLAIFVGYLLLVRRSRDIRRVFAYHGAEHKAVNAYEAGAPLTVAGVRPFTLIHPRCGTSFLLVVLLISIIIFAFLGNLPFVLRLLSRIVFVPIIAGIGYELLRLSARNYHKAWVRTLVAPSLAMQRLTTEEPDDSMLEVAILALNRVLAADGIVVEAASIDGQPIPATA; encoded by the coding sequence ATGATGCGCGGCCTGCACCAGGCAACCGTGGCGGTGCGCGCGCCTGACGGAACGATCGTTTTTCAAGATCGCGAGCTTAACGCCCAGCGACGGACCACATGGGCCAGGATTCCTCTGCTGCGGGGCATCCAGATGCTAGGCGACGCGCTGCTGATCGGCATGTGGGCGCTCTCGTTCTCGGCCAACGCCTCAACGGGCGAGGCAGAGGAGCAGATCACCAGACAGCAGATGATGGTGCTGGTCGCGATCTCGCTAAGCCTGTCGATTGCGCTGTTTTTTGTCGCGCCGCTGCTGCTGGCGACGTTTATCGCCCAGGTGCTCGACTGGGGCATTCTGGCGCGAGAAAGCCTTGAGGGCATCTTGCGGCTCGCGATCTTCGTCGGCTATCTGCTGCTCGTGCGCCGCTCGCGCGATATTCGCCGAGTCTTTGCCTATCACGGCGCTGAGCACAAAGCCGTCAATGCCTACGAGGCGGGAGCGCCGCTCACCGTCGCAGGTGTTCGGCCATTTACACTGATTCATCCACGCTGTGGCACGAGCTTTCTGCTGGTCGTCTTGCTGATCAGCATCATTATCTTCGCCTTTCTAGGCAATCTGCCGTTCGTGCTGCGGCTCCTGTCACGGATCGTCTTCGTGCCGATCATCGCCGGGATTGGCTACGAGCTGCTGCGATTATCTGCACGCAATTATCATAAAGCCTGGGTACGGACACTGGTCGCGCCGTCGCTGGCAATGCAGCGCCTAACGACCGAAGAGCCCGACGACTCGATGCTGGAAGTGGCGATCTTAGCGCTGAACCGTGTTCTGGCCGCCGACGGCATTGTCGTCGAGGCCGCGTCCATAGACGGGCAGCCGATACCCGCAACTGCTTGA